ACGATAGCCGCGGAACAAAAATCACCGTTATATATTTTTACCAGTGTCGGCACTAAATTAGACTCTGTAGCGACTGCTCGATATTTGCAATCGCCAGAAGAAACAAAGCTGGCGATTGAACAATTAATTGAAGTATTAACAAACAAGGCTCGAAATAAAGAAGTAACATCTGATATTTTTCAAATTGCTGATGCGATCAATCAGGCGAAAAATCCTTTGATTATCAGTGGGTGGAGCCATCAACATTATGGTCTATTCTCGTCTAGCATTAGGTTAATTGATGCGGTTAAAACGTGTCATACTAATAGCCGTTCACTGCTAACAGCACCGGAAGCGAATACGGTAGGGCAATTATATTTAACCCAAGAAAATACAAAAGCCGTTGAACAAATAATCACGCAAGTGATAAACGATCAAGACATTGCTGGATTGATTGTCCTAGAGCATGAATTATCGAGTTTATCGGATAGACAAATTGAATGCTTAAAGGGTGCTAATAAATTTTGTATTGCAATAGACCACAGTGATAGTAACTTTACCCAAGCTGCTAATATGGTGTTACCTGCAACGCCTGTGACTGAATCTCAGGGACATTTTGCTAATTATCAAGGAAGGGTTCAACCTTTCTTCGCTGTGACACCCGCTGTACTACCGATACAAAATGCTTGGCAGTGGTTATGTTTGGTGGCAAATGGTTTAGAGAAATTAACCGATGAAATAACATTTATTAATAGCTTTTCAGCGTTACATCAATGGTTTAAAGAGCATATTCCCCATTGGCCAATAACGCTAACAATGAACGATTTGTCAATCGCTAGAGAGCCACATAGAGCAAGTGGTAGAACAGCTAAAATGGCCAATCAATCGGTTCATGAAGCCAAAACAACACAAAGTGAAGAGGCTTTTCACTTTTCAATGGAAGGGGGAGCGATTGATTCAGGCGATAAAATGCCCTTCGTGTGGGCGCCAAGTTGGAATTCAAATCAAGCAATCACGTTTTATCAACAGCGGCCTAATGGCCCTTTAATAAAAAGACAATCTGCGACTTTTTTACCTTTCACAGAACAGCCTGTTAACCAACATCAAACTGAAGAAAACGGTAAACAGGCTATCGCTAATAACACCGAGATTAGTTTAGCGGTGAGTATCCCATGGCTTCGTCGTGCTTGGTTAACAAAACAACAAGCTGAATTTAACATGTTAGTGCAACCTAATGTGTTATATGCATCACAAAACTATGCCGACCAACATCAATTAGCCACCAAGCAATGGGTAAAAGTGTCGTTATCTCAAAGCATAGATTCAACAAGAGTTGATGTATTCGCTCAGTTAATGATTGATGCGGATTTACCGGATGATCACCTTTTCTTACAAGCAGATGAGTTGCATGAAAACCATTGGCAGTTAGTTAATGTTATTTTGGCTGATGAACAAGCACTTGAACAATGGCAGTTACAAGTTGAGCAGCGTTTGACGTTGGCTAAACTAGAACAAGAGAACACGTTAAAAAGACTGAAAGAAAAAGATCAAACGATACCAATCCGGTTAGTGTCTGGAGGATTAGAGGATGTTTGATACATGGTTAAAACTGCTTGAAATCACCATTATATTAGGCTTGCTTATTCCCTCTGCAGCAATGCTGGTTTGGGTGGAACGTCGCTTAATCGGTCTTTGGCAAGATAGATTAGGTCCAAACAGGGTAGGCCCTTTTGGCATTTTACAGTCGTTCGCTGATTTAATAAAAATTCTTGGCAAAGAAGATTGGGTGCCACCCTTTAGTGACAAATTAGTGTTTATTATTGCACCTGTTATCGGTGCTGTTTGTGTGTTAATGAGTTTTGCTGTTATTCCTTTTTCACCGAATATCGGGGTTGCTGATTTAAATATTGGTTTATTGTTCTTTTTAGCAATGGCCTCGCTTGCTGTTTATTCTGTAGTACTTGCAGGGTGGGCATCAAATTCTAAGTACGCATTACTCGGCGGTATGCGGGCTGCAGCACAAACGGTGAGTTATGAAGTGTTTATGGGATTGTCACTAATGGGGGTTGTGCTGTTAAGTGGTAGCTTTAACTTACGAGAAATTGTGTTAAGCCAACAATCAGGATGGTTTATTCAAACGCAATTTGTTGGCTTTATTGTTTTTTTTATTGCGGGTATTGCAGAAAGTCATCGTTTGCCGTTTGATTTACCAGAAGCCGAAACTGAATTAACAGCAGGCTTTCATACGGAATATTCTGGGCTGAAATTTGCACTGTTTTTCTTAGGCGAATATCTTGGCGTGATGCTAATTTCCTGTATGTCTGTGGTGTTATTTTTTGGTGGCTGGCTAATGCCTGAGCCTTTAGCATCATGGCTTCCGCCGCTTGTTTGGTATTTATTAAAAGTAAGTGTGTTGGTGATGGTGTTTATTTTATTGCGTACATCACTGCCGCGTCCGAGGTTTGATCAATTACTGCTGTTTGGCTGGAAATATATGCTGCCACTCGCGTTAGTTAATTTGCTGGTAACAGCAGTGTTGGCGTTAACGGAGGTGATTTAATGTTGAGTCAATTGCGAACGATGTGGTTGGTGCTAAAGCATACGTTTACCAAAGCTGATACGGTTGAGTACCCTGAAAAAAAACCGTACTTAGCGCCACGGTATCGTGGCAGAATTGTGTTAACAAGAGAGCCTGACGGTCAAGAGCGTTGCGTTGCTTGTAATCTTTGTGCGGTTGCTTGCCCTGTAGACTGTATTGCATTGCAGCAAACGGTTGATGATGACGGTAGAATGCGAGCTGAGTTTTTTAGAATTAACTTCTCGCGATGTATCTTATGTGGTTTTTGTGAAGAAGCTTGCCCGACATATGCTATTCAATTAACCCCCGATGTTGAACTTGCTGAGTATG
The Thalassotalea hakodatensis genome window above contains:
- the nuoH gene encoding NADH-quinone oxidoreductase subunit NuoH; the encoded protein is MFDTWLKLLEITIILGLLIPSAAMLVWVERRLIGLWQDRLGPNRVGPFGILQSFADLIKILGKEDWVPPFSDKLVFIIAPVIGAVCVLMSFAVIPFSPNIGVADLNIGLLFFLAMASLAVYSVVLAGWASNSKYALLGGMRAAAQTVSYEVFMGLSLMGVVLLSGSFNLREIVLSQQSGWFIQTQFVGFIVFFIAGIAESHRLPFDLPEAETELTAGFHTEYSGLKFALFFLGEYLGVMLISCMSVVLFFGGWLMPEPLASWLPPLVWYLLKVSVLVMVFILLRTSLPRPRFDQLLLFGWKYMLPLALVNLLVTAVLALTEVI
- the nuoI gene encoding NADH-quinone oxidoreductase subunit NuoI — encoded protein: MLSQLRTMWLVLKHTFTKADTVEYPEKKPYLAPRYRGRIVLTREPDGQERCVACNLCAVACPVDCIALQQTVDDDGRMRAEFFRINFSRCILCGFCEEACPTYAIQLTPDVELAEYDRQSLVYEKHHLLIDGVGKYPDYSFYQQSGISIKNKGKGQGSQEKPPIDVKGLMP
- the nuoG gene encoding NADH-quinone oxidoreductase subunit NuoG, which codes for MDNQSLTIYIDGEAYQVDSNDNLLAGVLSNKLNLPYFCWHPAMGSVGACRQCAVTQYQDEHDEKGRIVMACTTPVTEGMRISMKDHSSREFREQVIEAMMTNHPHDCPVCAEGGECHLQDMTVMTGHTSRHYEGLKRTFTNQDLGQFVGHEMNRCITCYRCVRFYKDYAGGEDLGVFGSKNQVYFGRQEDGQLESEFSGNLVEVCPTGVFTNKHFSAHYTRKWDLQSAPSICANCSVGCNISVGERYGSVRRVMNRYHHELNGYFICDHGRFGLTYVNSSKRLSSTKGINHSSPMGLKKQDVIRALLPYRKKQFLAIGSGRASIESNQLLKEVVGAGNFSTGFSTAQLPFAKKHAEYLSRHQPVSLAEIEQADFVLIIDEDITQSASRVALSVRQALRNKGIARAESMGIPSWQDSAVRTIAAEQKSPLYIFTSVGTKLDSVATARYLQSPEETKLAIEQLIEVLTNKARNKEVTSDIFQIADAINQAKNPLIISGWSHQHYGLFSSSIRLIDAVKTCHTNSRSLLTAPEANTVGQLYLTQENTKAVEQIITQVINDQDIAGLIVLEHELSSLSDRQIECLKGANKFCIAIDHSDSNFTQAANMVLPATPVTESQGHFANYQGRVQPFFAVTPAVLPIQNAWQWLCLVANGLEKLTDEITFINSFSALHQWFKEHIPHWPITLTMNDLSIAREPHRASGRTAKMANQSVHEAKTTQSEEAFHFSMEGGAIDSGDKMPFVWAPSWNSNQAITFYQQRPNGPLIKRQSATFLPFTEQPVNQHQTEENGKQAIANNTEISLAVSIPWLRRAWLTKQQAEFNMLVQPNVLYASQNYADQHQLATKQWVKVSLSQSIDSTRVDVFAQLMIDADLPDDHLFLQADELHENHWQLVNVILADEQALEQWQLQVEQRLTLAKLEQENTLKRLKEKDQTIPIRLVSGGLEDV